The Methanobacterium lacus genome includes a region encoding these proteins:
- the queC gene encoding 7-cyano-7-deazaguanine synthase QueC yields the protein MKKKAITVLSGGLDSTVASAKFREDYQIHALTFNYGQKSAEMEIKSAKAVCKELGAEHTVIELPWLAELGNSALTSEESIPEPEDSELDDIESALKTAKSVWVPGRNVVFTAIANSFAEAENASIIIVGWDLEEAVTFPDNSKEFLEAFNTVLEVGSFDVIKIEAPLIGMNKNEIVEYGDSIGAPMELSYSCYKGLNYHCGVCESCMRRKRAFKNTGVEDKTVYSEDS from the coding sequence ATGAAGAAAAAAGCAATAACAGTACTTTCAGGTGGGCTAGATTCCACAGTTGCGAGTGCGAAGTTTAGAGAAGATTACCAAATACATGCATTAACTTTTAACTACGGCCAGAAAAGTGCTGAGATGGAAATTAAATCTGCAAAAGCAGTTTGTAAAGAACTGGGTGCAGAACACACCGTAATTGAACTGCCATGGCTTGCAGAATTAGGGAATTCAGCACTAACATCTGAGGAATCTATTCCAGAACCTGAAGACAGTGAACTTGATGATATTGAATCCGCCTTAAAAACAGCTAAGAGTGTGTGGGTACCTGGAAGAAATGTTGTTTTCACAGCAATAGCCAATTCATTTGCTGAGGCAGAGAATGCTAGCATCATAATAGTAGGTTGGGATCTTGAAGAGGCAGTAACTTTTCCTGATAACTCTAAAGAATTTTTAGAAGCATTCAACACAGTGCTGGAAGTTGGTTCATTTGATGTTATCAAAATAGAAGCTCCTTTAATAGGCATGAACAAGAACGAAATTGTTGAGTATGGTGACAGTATTGGAGCTCCTATGGAATTAAGTTATTCCTGTTACAAAGGGTTAAATTACCATTGTGGTGTGTGCGAATCATGCATGAGACGTAAAAGAGCGTTTAAAAATACAGGTGTAGAAGACAAAACAGTTTATTCTGAAGATTCATGA
- the cobS gene encoding adenosylcobinamide-GDP ribazoletransferase produces the protein MTDNKVDDGIGTSIRGFLGLISFSTILPLNIHTTIEEMASFTWVWPMIGAMIGLVVGCFGYATMDLLHLSPFIAAALIYSFSIWFTGFHHLDGLIDFGDGMMVHGTPEKKIDVMRDKRIGTGGIAYLLMAGLITFAAIGSAHAALIFYILIISEMAGKMGIVGCATVSKPFPNGTGKSFIVSMSKTRLVLSVVLTSAVGFLIFNTTGVIGVLTGMTAGFLVAIVARKNFVYATGDVLGTSNEVARMLAILVMVALTI, from the coding sequence ATGACTGACAACAAGGTTGATGATGGAATTGGTACTAGTATCAGAGGATTTTTAGGTCTAATTTCATTTTCCACAATACTACCCCTAAATATTCACACAACCATCGAAGAAATGGCAAGCTTCACATGGGTATGGCCAATGATTGGTGCCATGATTGGTTTGGTGGTTGGTTGCTTCGGGTATGCAACCATGGATCTATTACATCTATCCCCATTCATAGCTGCTGCACTCATCTACAGTTTTTCAATATGGTTCACAGGATTCCATCATCTAGACGGACTCATAGACTTTGGTGACGGAATGATGGTTCATGGAACACCAGAAAAAAAGATCGATGTAATGAGGGACAAGAGAATAGGAACCGGTGGTATTGCCTACTTATTAATGGCAGGCCTCATAACATTTGCAGCCATTGGATCGGCACATGCCGCATTGATCTTTTACATCCTGATCATTTCTGAAATGGCAGGAAAAATGGGAATAGTGGGCTGTGCAACAGTTTCAAAGCCATTTCCAAATGGCACTGGGAAAAGTTTCATTGTTTCCATGAGCAAAACCAGATTAGTTCTGTCAGTTGTTCTAACATCAGCTGTTGGATTTTTGATCTTCAACACAACAGGCGTCATCGGAGTACTAACAGGCATGACAGCTGGATTTTTAGTGGCCATAGTTGCCCGTAAAAATTTCGTGTATGCAACTGGAGATGTTCTGGGAACTTCAAATGAAGTGGCACGTATGCTGGCTATTTTAGTAATGGTAGCTTTAACCATTTAG
- the larC gene encoding nickel pincer cofactor biosynthesis protein LarC — translation MTLIVDPQNSGISGNMVVGALVDFGVDNEVLKEVMEHYGSFFGKVEVTINKTIKAGISSSFVQVKARDSQAVTYKELIETLDGIEHPEITEEIREFAKKVYKTMAEAESHVHGTTMDKVHFHEVGAADAVADVIGASYLFHKLELKKAKVYGMPVALGGGRIDSMHGKLAVPAPATLEILKTVPTFGGPVDKELTTPTGAALYMNMVDEFIKFYPLLSNKTVGYGAGKMELEYPNVLRMIKGVGEMEHENVSILETNVDDVSGEVLGHIFEGLMKSGARDVSIIPTITKKNRPGHLLRVIAKPKDTEQISEELIRETGTLGVRVLPYAHRNIAQRKIVPMNVIIDGKPYKIDIKVGMIGEDVISVKPEYEDVKHVAYLTGRQLKYVTDIAVQQFRNSEFKIN, via the coding sequence ATGACTTTAATCGTAGATCCACAGAACTCCGGTATTTCAGGAAACATGGTTGTGGGGGCGTTGGTAGATTTTGGAGTAGACAATGAAGTATTGAAGGAAGTCATGGAACACTACGGATCCTTTTTTGGAAAGGTTGAAGTAACAATTAACAAAACCATTAAAGCAGGAATTTCTTCCAGTTTTGTGCAAGTTAAAGCCAGGGATTCTCAAGCAGTGACCTACAAAGAACTCATTGAAACCTTGGATGGCATAGAACATCCTGAAATTACAGAAGAAATAAGAGAATTTGCAAAAAAGGTTTATAAAACCATGGCAGAAGCTGAATCCCATGTTCATGGAACCACCATGGATAAAGTTCATTTCCATGAGGTTGGGGCTGCAGATGCAGTTGCAGATGTAATTGGAGCATCATATCTTTTCCATAAATTGGAATTGAAAAAAGCCAAGGTCTATGGAATGCCAGTAGCTTTAGGGGGCGGCAGAATTGACAGCATGCATGGCAAGTTAGCTGTACCAGCTCCTGCAACACTGGAAATTCTGAAAACTGTTCCCACATTTGGAGGGCCCGTGGACAAAGAACTAACAACACCTACAGGAGCTGCTCTCTACATGAACATGGTGGATGAATTCATCAAATTTTATCCGCTGTTGAGCAACAAAACAGTAGGTTACGGTGCAGGGAAGATGGAACTTGAATATCCAAACGTTTTGAGGATGATTAAAGGTGTTGGTGAAATGGAACATGAAAATGTGTCTATTTTGGAAACCAATGTTGACGATGTATCTGGTGAAGTGCTTGGACATATTTTCGAAGGACTCATGAAAAGTGGTGCGAGGGATGTGAGCATAATACCGACCATCACTAAGAAGAATAGACCCGGCCATCTTTTAAGGGTCATTGCAAAACCAAAGGATACAGAACAGATTTCAGAAGAATTAATCCGAGAAACAGGCACGCTTGGTGTGCGTGTTTTACCCTACGCCCACAGAAACATTGCCCAGAGAAAAATCGTACCAATGAATGTGATCATTGATGGTAAACCATATAAAATTGATATAAAGGTTGGAATGATTGGAGAAGATGTCATAAGTGTTAAACCAGAATATGAAGATGTAAAACACGTAGCTTATCTCACAGGCAGACAATTAAAGTACGTTACAGACATTGCAGTGCAACAATTTAGAAACTCAGAATTTAAAATTAATTAA
- a CDS encoding phosphatidylglycerophosphatase A, protein MNICIDKVKIKKDEQTMLIYREDGFEVMGSTTTGNGHGHVNSIVYHGLDNQKHPVPYNDEEIEEHERVMERNEYLTTVLDFKGVKEPAASILLPLKNFEFEICSDTDYTILVSAVKDSALFLNILVFVDHDLNPKTMVKMYKSIIESKMAALWDLGVINHFSFDPVDTDDDESILIAAKGSSDEFNYKLDHDIISRVQRSVRETVKTALNKEGFPKGVIEFMRDVGVEVDDLVDAGMQLIVGVDETTELREKLKAQIYHSLEDLNVVSFIIAGIRLEEDYEKHRVRGVDVDDDPAYLYSDEVFGMSVANQIAGTKAIFNFKRYDEEKPGIISELGPVLDDIFAGVVAGCMSKIFEV, encoded by the coding sequence ATGAACATCTGCATAGACAAAGTTAAGATAAAAAAAGACGAACAAACCATGTTAATTTACCGGGAAGATGGTTTTGAAGTCATGGGATCAACAACAACTGGAAATGGACATGGACATGTAAATTCAATAGTGTACCATGGCCTTGATAATCAGAAACATCCAGTTCCATACAATGATGAAGAAATAGAAGAACATGAGCGAGTGATGGAAAGAAACGAATATTTAACTACTGTTTTGGATTTTAAAGGTGTTAAAGAACCTGCTGCATCCATACTCCTTCCATTGAAGAATTTTGAATTTGAGATTTGTTCTGATACGGATTATACAATTTTAGTGTCTGCTGTTAAAGACAGTGCACTGTTTCTTAACATTTTAGTTTTCGTGGATCACGACCTGAACCCCAAAACCATGGTTAAAATGTACAAATCCATAATAGAATCAAAAATGGCAGCATTATGGGATTTAGGAGTTATAAATCATTTTTCATTCGATCCTGTGGATACTGATGATGATGAATCAATTTTAATTGCAGCCAAGGGATCCTCGGATGAGTTTAACTACAAACTGGATCATGATATCATTTCAAGAGTTCAACGTTCTGTGCGTGAAACAGTAAAAACTGCCCTTAATAAAGAAGGATTTCCAAAGGGCGTTATTGAGTTCATGAGAGATGTTGGTGTAGAAGTTGATGATCTAGTTGATGCAGGTATGCAACTGATTGTGGGTGTTGATGAAACAACAGAACTGCGTGAAAAACTTAAAGCCCAAATATATCATTCTCTAGAAGATTTAAATGTAGTATCCTTCATTATCGCAGGGATTCGTTTAGAGGAAGATTATGAAAAACACAGGGTGCGCGGAGTTGATGTGGATGATGACCCCGCATACTTGTACTCAGATGAAGTGTTTGGGATGTCTGTTGCAAATCAGATAGCTGGTACCAAGGCAATATTCAACTTTAAAAGATATGACGAAGAAAAACCTGGAATAATCAGTGAACTTGGGCCTGTTTTGGATGATATTTTTGCAGGTGTTGTTGCAGGATGTATGTCTAAAATTTTTGAGGTTTAA
- a CDS encoding tRNA methyltransferase, with protein MKVVVLRLDHRRVRDARITTHVCLTARAFGASKVVLSGDNDKKIIGNVRDVVERWGGDFEIDYCKNWSKYIDDWKSDGGEVVHLTMYGEAVQEITGTIAQSSKDKLVVVGGSRVPSKVYQDANWNVSVTNQPHSEVAALSIFLHTLYDGKEYDIDFEGSELKVVPNPHGKTVLTKERIIETEKK; from the coding sequence ATGAAAGTTGTTGTTTTAAGACTCGACCATAGAAGGGTCAGAGATGCAAGGATTACTACCCACGTGTGTTTAACAGCACGTGCATTTGGAGCTTCAAAAGTTGTTCTGAGCGGTGATAACGATAAAAAAATTATAGGAAATGTTAGGGATGTGGTTGAGCGTTGGGGCGGTGATTTTGAAATAGATTACTGTAAAAACTGGAGCAAATACATAGATGATTGGAAATCAGACGGTGGGGAAGTGGTACATCTAACCATGTACGGCGAAGCAGTGCAGGAAATTACAGGAACCATTGCCCAATCATCCAAGGATAAATTAGTGGTTGTTGGTGGTTCCAGGGTTCCTTCTAAAGTTTACCAAGATGCAAACTGGAATGTTTCAGTAACCAACCAGCCCCATTCAGAGGTTGCAGCATTATCAATATTTTTACACACTCTCTACGATGGAAAGGAATACGATATTGATTTTGAAGGGAGTGAACTAAAGGTTGTTCCAAATCCGCATGGAAAAACTGTTTTAACCAAGGAAAGGATTATAGAAACTGAAAAAAAGTGA
- a CDS encoding PQQ-dependent sugar dehydrogenase — MEKKYLVAVIIVLILVVVAILVFPKNYNQTGFQSDVIAQNLQVPWAIDFLPNNTMIFTQRDGEVKIIDPAGSETVGKMAVTAQGESGLLGLAVDPDFSNNNYIYVYYTASDGNRVSRFVFNGTLKNETILLDKIPSNNIHNGGRIKFGPDGLLYITTGDAGNNASAQDLNSLAGKVLRMDKNGSVPVENPYNNYVYTYGHRDPQGLAWSSNGTLYESEHGDNHNDEINILVSGGNYGWPLYQGNNTAPGYILPMIVYTDYTLAPSGIAFYNNKLYVAGLRGSQLRQISLTSNGSSFTGQQALFTQLGRIREVVSHDGYLYIATSNTDGRGVPQLGDDKIIRITVN; from the coding sequence ATGGAAAAAAAGTATTTGGTGGCCGTAATTATCGTTCTCATTTTAGTTGTGGTAGCAATACTGGTATTTCCTAAAAACTACAATCAAACTGGTTTTCAGTCTGATGTTATAGCTCAGAACCTTCAAGTTCCATGGGCCATTGATTTTTTACCAAATAACACCATGATATTCACACAGAGGGATGGTGAGGTTAAGATCATCGATCCTGCGGGATCTGAAACAGTTGGGAAAATGGCTGTAACTGCCCAGGGGGAATCTGGTCTCCTTGGGTTGGCAGTCGATCCCGACTTCTCAAACAATAACTACATCTACGTTTATTACACGGCATCTGATGGAAACAGGGTTTCGAGGTTTGTTTTTAATGGGACCCTCAAAAATGAAACAATATTGTTGGATAAAATTCCCTCCAACAACATTCACAATGGAGGTAGAATAAAATTTGGGCCCGACGGACTCCTCTACATCACAACGGGTGATGCTGGTAACAATGCTTCTGCACAGGATCTAAACTCCCTCGCAGGAAAGGTTCTTAGAATGGATAAAAATGGTTCTGTACCGGTTGAAAATCCCTATAACAACTACGTTTACACCTATGGTCACAGAGATCCCCAGGGTTTGGCATGGAGCTCAAATGGCACACTTTACGAATCTGAACATGGGGACAACCATAACGATGAGATAAATATTCTTGTTTCTGGAGGAAATTATGGCTGGCCTCTGTATCAAGGAAACAACACCGCCCCAGGATACATCCTCCCCATGATCGTGTACACTGACTACACTCTGGCACCATCAGGAATTGCATTTTACAACAACAAGTTATACGTGGCCGGATTGAGGGGTTCACAACTTAGACAGATAAGTCTAACTTCTAATGGTTCCAGTTTCACAGGACAACAAGCACTTTTCACACAGCTTGGAAGAATTAGGGAAGTAGTTTCCCATGATGGATATCTTTACATTGCAACATCAAACACAGATGGAAGGGGAGTTCCGCAGTTGGGTGATGATAAAATAATAAGGATAACAGTCAATTGA
- the upp gene encoding uracil phosphoribosyltransferase, which produces MEIELLDHLPVQDRVTRLRRSGIKGADFRRFMTEIGMFMGYEFAKTLKTKTVNVKTPLAVTEGEIFEDESNIIVINVLRAAVPLVDGIIRIFNEAECGMIGAWREETVPFKVNVNYIKVPDINGKIVIVADPMLATGHTLKEILNEIKSRGTPARIVLFNIIASREGIDNLQKSHPEIEIYTCAIDNDVNSDGYIVPGLGDAGDISFGKPFQKK; this is translated from the coding sequence ATGGAGATAGAGTTATTAGACCATCTACCAGTACAAGATAGAGTCACGAGGTTAAGGAGATCAGGTATCAAAGGGGCCGACTTTCGAAGGTTCATGACAGAAATAGGGATGTTTATGGGCTATGAATTTGCAAAAACACTCAAAACAAAGACAGTTAATGTTAAAACCCCACTTGCAGTAACAGAAGGAGAAATTTTTGAAGATGAATCAAATATTATCGTTATAAACGTTTTAAGGGCAGCAGTTCCCCTTGTAGATGGCATAATCAGGATATTCAATGAAGCAGAGTGCGGAATGATAGGAGCTTGGCGTGAAGAAACCGTTCCATTTAAAGTCAATGTGAACTACATCAAAGTACCAGATATAAATGGAAAAATAGTGATAGTAGCAGATCCAATGCTTGCAACAGGCCACACCCTCAAGGAAATTTTAAATGAAATAAAATCCCGGGGCACCCCCGCAAGAATTGTCCTGTTCAATATTATAGCTTCCAGGGAAGGAATTGACAACCTGCAGAAATCTCATCCAGAAATAGAGATATACACCTGTGCCATAGACAACGATGTTAACAGTGATGGTTACATAGTCCCAGGGCTGGGAGACGCTGGAGATATATCCTTTGGAAAACCCTTCCAAAAAAAATAG
- a CDS encoding V4R domain-containing protein, producing MENGKIKRAIKNYRELAAHEIEVEKCVGDALNGPRPEIDGKLELSQMINPKRPFFASMVNSDEKYVSTFRMGHFNTPEILSKSVRGANYVGGMEFGSNLIKQKLVTDFDDLVSFLLDYKFGILDIVDENEINGKTVLDLRVYECIECACLPNLGKPTCIFEAGMITGILTEMTKKDVIAKEVRCWTNGYSFCQFEVTLE from the coding sequence TTGGAAAATGGGAAGATTAAAAGGGCTATAAAAAATTACAGGGAACTTGCAGCCCATGAAATTGAAGTAGAAAAATGTGTCGGTGATGCATTAAATGGTCCTAGACCTGAAATAGATGGTAAATTAGAGCTAAGCCAAATGATAAATCCTAAAAGACCTTTTTTTGCTTCAATGGTGAACTCAGACGAGAAATATGTGAGCACGTTTCGAATGGGTCATTTCAACACCCCAGAAATATTATCAAAAAGTGTTAGGGGAGCCAATTATGTTGGTGGCATGGAATTCGGTTCGAATTTAATTAAACAAAAATTAGTCACAGACTTTGATGATCTGGTTTCCTTCCTTTTGGATTACAAATTTGGAATATTGGATATTGTGGATGAAAATGAGATAAATGGAAAAACTGTACTGGATCTGAGGGTGTATGAGTGCATTGAATGTGCATGTTTGCCCAACCTTGGTAAACCCACCTGCATTTTTGAAGCAGGTATGATAACAGGAATACTAACAGAAATGACAAAAAAGGATGTCATTGCAAAAGAAGTAAGATGCTGGACCAATGGCTACTCATTTTGCCAGTTTGAAGTAACATTGGAATGA
- a CDS encoding NAD(P)/FAD-dependent oxidoreductase translates to MANKDLNGNSGSYWLKTCPATNFQPLKLGLKVDTVIIGGGIAGITAGILLKDMGYDVAVLESDRIVKEVTVGTTAKISVAPNMIYHDLMEKFGKEIALKIAKANKNALKKIEELVSTKGIDCEFHKTPLYIYTESSAGIKRLEEEYIAAKDLGFDVELNHHNPLPFKTSCSLKYPNQAQFHPRKYLLGLAEEIEGNGSHVFEKTRAISVHDGDVKEVVTDQGSIMASNVIIATHTPFYDPDHLKDHLNPGRSYVIGLYTRKEFPDGMFVEFNPVHTYRTTPTPKGQLVIVAGEHSEMNVESRQIYYDKLESYAKNHLDVESVRYRWSSHDSVTDDGLPMIGMTSLNAVYVATGFGFWGMNNGTTAGMVIADLIHDNESYLKDIFDPLRFKY, encoded by the coding sequence ATGGCAAATAAAGATTTAAACGGAAATTCAGGATCTTACTGGCTTAAAACATGTCCTGCAACCAATTTTCAACCTTTAAAACTAGGATTAAAAGTAGATACTGTTATTATTGGTGGAGGAATTGCAGGAATTACTGCAGGCATCCTTCTGAAGGATATGGGTTACGATGTGGCTGTACTGGAATCAGACAGGATAGTTAAAGAAGTTACAGTTGGTACCACTGCAAAAATTAGTGTGGCTCCAAACATGATTTACCATGATCTCATGGAAAAATTTGGCAAAGAAATTGCCCTGAAAATTGCAAAAGCCAATAAAAACGCCCTTAAAAAGATAGAAGAATTAGTATCAACTAAAGGCATAGATTGTGAATTTCACAAAACACCACTCTACATATACACAGAATCATCAGCAGGAATAAAAAGGCTTGAAGAAGAATATATTGCTGCGAAGGACTTGGGATTTGATGTTGAGTTGAACCACCACAATCCATTACCATTTAAAACTAGCTGCTCATTGAAATATCCTAATCAAGCCCAGTTTCATCCTAGAAAGTATCTTCTTGGCCTTGCAGAGGAAATTGAAGGGAATGGAAGTCATGTTTTTGAAAAAACTCGTGCCATCTCAGTGCATGATGGAGATGTTAAGGAAGTTGTTACAGATCAGGGTTCAATTATGGCCAGTAACGTTATTATTGCCACACACACTCCATTCTACGATCCAGATCATCTGAAGGACCATTTAAACCCCGGCAGATCATATGTTATTGGTTTGTACACTCGAAAAGAATTTCCCGATGGAATGTTCGTAGAATTCAATCCAGTTCACACCTACAGAACAACCCCAACACCCAAGGGACAGCTTGTGATAGTGGCAGGCGAGCACAGTGAAATGAACGTTGAAAGCAGACAGATCTATTACGATAAATTGGAATCCTATGCTAAAAACCATTTGGATGTGGAATCTGTCAGATACAGATGGTCCAGCCATGATAGTGTAACTGATGATGGGCTGCCAATGATTGGAATGACCTCTTTGAATGCTGTTTATGTTGCTACAGGATTCGGATTTTGGGGTATGAACAATGGAACAACTGCAGGAATGGTTATTGCAGATCTTATCCATGATAATGAAAGTTATTTGAAGGATATCTTTGATCCATTGAGGTTTAAATATTAA
- the mfnA gene encoding tyrosine decarboxylase MfnA translates to MEDKGRSETEIFDELHQFKTRDMTHRSGKILGSMCTCPHPIGLNAFKMFLESNLGDPGLFKGTQAMEDEVISSLGELLGERDVYGHIITGGTEANIMAMRAARNTFKHNYPDCEDVNIVVPKSAHFSFKKAADMLCLDLLEAELDENYRVDINSLDELINENTAAVVAIAGTTELGKIDPVEKISELCLKRGVYLHVDAAFGGYSIPFLNEMGYDLPNFDFSLPGVCSITIDPHKMGLAPIPTGGILFRKKTFLESISIETPYLTEDRQSTIVGTRTGASTAATWALMNYLGKEGYRKVSKECMEITELLHRGVVEAGFNPVTEPELNIVAFTSDEMTVDEIADGLERSGWAVSISSYPRAIRIIVMPHVKEEHVELLLDDLRELRSLHSKE, encoded by the coding sequence ATGGAAGATAAGGGAAGATCAGAAACTGAAATATTTGATGAATTACATCAGTTCAAAACTAGGGATATGACTCACCGTTCAGGTAAGATACTTGGATCGATGTGCACATGTCCCCATCCTATAGGTTTAAATGCATTTAAAATGTTTTTAGAATCAAATTTAGGAGATCCTGGATTATTCAAAGGAACGCAAGCCATGGAAGATGAGGTTATAAGCTCATTAGGCGAACTACTGGGTGAACGTGATGTTTATGGACACATCATTACAGGCGGTACAGAGGCCAATATAATGGCAATGAGGGCTGCCAGGAACACATTCAAACACAACTATCCAGATTGTGAAGACGTAAATATAGTTGTCCCTAAATCTGCCCATTTTAGTTTTAAAAAGGCTGCAGATATGCTGTGTTTAGATCTTCTAGAAGCGGAACTGGATGAGAATTACAGGGTGGATATAAATTCATTGGATGAACTGATAAATGAAAATACAGCGGCTGTTGTTGCAATTGCTGGAACAACCGAACTTGGTAAGATAGATCCTGTGGAGAAAATATCTGAACTCTGTTTGAAAAGGGGAGTTTATCTACATGTTGATGCAGCCTTTGGAGGTTATTCAATTCCATTTTTAAATGAAATGGGTTATGACCTTCCAAATTTTGATTTTAGTCTTCCTGGAGTTTGTTCCATTACCATAGATCCGCACAAGATGGGACTGGCACCAATACCCACGGGTGGCATCCTTTTTAGAAAAAAAACTTTCCTAGAATCCATAAGTATTGAAACTCCTTACCTAACTGAAGACAGGCAATCTACCATTGTTGGCACCAGAACTGGAGCTTCAACAGCAGCAACCTGGGCTTTAATGAATTATTTGGGTAAAGAAGGATACAGAAAGGTTTCAAAGGAATGTATGGAAATAACAGAATTACTTCACAGGGGTGTTGTTGAAGCAGGGTTCAATCCAGTCACAGAACCCGAACTGAACATAGTAGCTTTCACATCCGATGAAATGACTGTGGATGAGATTGCAGATGGTCTTGAAAGATCAGGTTGGGCTGTATCTATATCATCCTATCCTCGTGCAATCAGGATCATAGTCATGCCCCATGTTAAAGAGGAACATGTTGAACTTTTACTAGATGATCTGAGGGAACTGAGATCTCTACATTCTAAGGAGTGA
- a CDS encoding fumarate hydratase C-terminal domain-containing protein, with product MKDVVELRTPITLKNIREIVVGDWLELSGVILTGRDAALPKLVSSIKNGQPAVNIQGMVIMHTAVSDAGISPTTSNKEEIEESIPFLSQEGVRIHLGKGALSEKTVDALNQFNSIYAVTPPAAALLTSKVKNRKVAAFEEEGMEAIHALEVSRLPCIVASAHGKTIY from the coding sequence TTGAAGGATGTAGTAGAATTAAGAACACCCATAACCCTAAAAAACATTCGAGAGATCGTAGTGGGCGACTGGTTGGAGTTAAGTGGAGTTATTTTAACTGGTAGGGATGCTGCCCTTCCAAAATTGGTCAGTTCCATAAAAAATGGCCAGCCTGCAGTTAATATTCAGGGAATGGTCATAATGCACACTGCAGTTAGTGATGCAGGAATATCTCCAACAACCAGTAACAAGGAAGAAATTGAGGAAAGCATACCATTTCTATCCCAAGAAGGTGTTAGGATCCATTTGGGAAAGGGCGCTCTATCAGAAAAAACAGTTGATGCTTTGAATCAATTTAATTCCATCTATGCAGTCACTCCACCTGCAGCTGCACTTTTAACCAGCAAAGTAAAAAATCGTAAAGTAGCAGCGTTTGAAGAGGAGGGAATGGAAGCAATTCATGCACTTGAAGTTTCAAGACTTCCATGCATTGTTGCTTCTGCACATGGAAAAACCATCTACTAG
- a CDS encoding nucleoside deaminase: MIETNNSEDDYKFMMEALKEAKKSLESGGIPIGAILVKDGVIVGRGHNNLLQKNSTILHAEMDCIENSGRLKGKDYKRSTLYTTLSPCEMCSGTIILYKISRVVIGENENLKGPEKCLIESGIELKNLDLPECKEMLGSYILQNPDLWADEIERIHE, translated from the coding sequence ATGATTGAAACCAACAACTCGGAAGATGATTATAAATTCATGATGGAAGCATTAAAAGAGGCTAAAAAATCCTTAGAATCTGGTGGAATTCCAATTGGTGCAATTTTAGTTAAAGATGGGGTAATTGTGGGGCGAGGACATAATAATCTTCTTCAAAAAAATTCTACAATACTCCATGCAGAGATGGACTGTATAGAAAATTCAGGCAGACTCAAGGGCAAAGACTACAAAAGATCCACGTTGTACACAACATTATCTCCCTGTGAAATGTGTTCCGGTACCATAATACTCTACAAAATATCTAGAGTTGTTATTGGAGAGAATGAAAACTTGAAAGGACCTGAAAAATGTCTGATTGAATCAGGTATTGAATTAAAAAATTTGGATCTTCCAGAGTGCAAAGAAATGCTTGGAAGTTACATCCTCCAAAATCCTGATCTTTGGGCAGATGAAATAGAAAGGATACATGAATAA
- a CDS encoding MJ1244 family protein, with translation MKVHLRVFVEIENLAKAMNALTDAGITGFYILEYRGMSPQDWKGFSIKEDPESAIGIIRDYAVDAVLVCSVVDEDLVDSIVKSVEIALKGEKYTILEVPIRRIIVSYGGSKKKIDENQNELQ, from the coding sequence ATGAAGGTACATCTTCGTGTCTTTGTTGAGATTGAAAACCTTGCAAAAGCCATGAATGCCCTTACAGATGCAGGTATTACTGGTTTTTATATTTTAGAATACAGGGGAATGTCTCCTCAAGACTGGAAAGGTTTTTCAATTAAGGAGGATCCTGAATCTGCAATAGGCATAATAAGGGATTATGCTGTAGATGCAGTGCTGGTTTGTAGTGTGGTGGATGAGGACCTGGTGGACAGTATTGTCAAATCAGTAGAAATAGCCCTTAAAGGAGAAAAATACACGATTTTAGAGGTTCCAATTAGAAGAATCATAGTCAGCTACGGTGGTAGCAAGAAAAAAATCGATGAAAACCAGAACGAACTTCAATAA